A part of Streptomyces sp. NBC_01235 genomic DNA contains:
- a CDS encoding squalene/phytoene synthase family protein encodes MTKLATWRTALDAADIRGERLHQDYTRCAQFIRERDTGPYVGVRLLAPPAMQPHLLAGLAFANRTDDLADAGNSGPAQARRADWLAQARREAPDDSCPYPIVRAFMNSATVRGLCPSWMRRLLDAAELEPAFAGLADEAEFGQYVDRYTWPLLMCSAGLQYQGGPSDEAARTWRAYADFAQRLDFLNDLRADLEAGRLCLPADALTEHAVARSDLEQGLDTANVRALLQDMCARARAALKEARAVVDVCDPGQLAAARSLLALQERQLNDIRSSRARILHRPVGYHVPTMVRTMLAALLT; translated from the coding sequence GTGACCAAGCTCGCCACCTGGCGTACGGCCCTGGATGCCGCGGACATCCGCGGCGAGCGACTGCACCAGGACTACACCCGGTGCGCGCAGTTCATCCGGGAGCGTGACACCGGACCCTACGTCGGAGTCCGTCTCCTGGCCCCGCCGGCCATGCAGCCGCACCTGCTGGCCGGGCTCGCCTTCGCCAACCGCACCGACGACCTCGCCGACGCGGGGAACAGCGGGCCCGCCCAAGCGCGGCGCGCGGACTGGCTGGCCCAGGCGCGGCGCGAGGCGCCGGACGACTCGTGCCCCTATCCCATCGTGCGGGCATTCATGAACTCGGCGACGGTACGGGGGCTTTGCCCGTCATGGATGCGGCGCTTGCTGGATGCCGCCGAGCTGGAGCCCGCCTTCGCAGGCCTCGCCGACGAAGCGGAGTTCGGCCAGTACGTGGACCGCTACACCTGGCCCCTGCTGATGTGTTCGGCAGGTCTGCAGTACCAGGGCGGCCCCAGCGACGAAGCGGCCCGCACGTGGCGGGCCTACGCCGACTTCGCCCAGCGTCTGGATTTCCTCAACGATCTGCGGGCGGATCTGGAGGCCGGACGCCTGTGTCTGCCCGCCGACGCGCTCACGGAGCACGCCGTGGCGCGCTCCGACCTCGAACAGGGCCTGGACACCGCCAACGTACGCGCCCTGCTGCAGGACATGTGTGCCCGCGCCCGTGCCGCGCTGAAGGAAGCGCGTGCGGTCGTGGACGTGTGCGATCCAGGGCAGTTGGCAGCGGCCCGCTCGCTGCTGGCCCTGCAGGAGAGACAGCTCAACGACATCCGCAGTTCCCGTGCACGGATCCTCCACCGCCCGGTCGGCTACCACGTCCCGACCATGGTCCGCACCATGCTGGCCGCCCTCCTGACGTAG
- a CDS encoding TetR/AcrR family transcriptional regulator, with protein MGEAQAAQAADLEIRPPRQRRSREAWNRVLDAGVSILEDGGYEAFTIAAVCERAGVAPPAIYARTTSKDALFLAVYEHGIQHLRAEQQVFSDNSRWADLSAAELVRAAVAETIGMFLRHERFLRAVVLTSASHPEIRRRGSRYSQELGNGFAKVVLRMADAITLPDVETAVHSCFSTVFAASVIRVAYGPGFARPATVEDDAFIADLAETAVRYLLSA; from the coding sequence ATGGGCGAGGCCCAAGCAGCGCAAGCGGCCGATTTGGAGATCCGGCCGCCCAGGCAGCGTCGCAGTCGCGAGGCGTGGAACCGGGTGCTCGATGCCGGAGTGTCGATCCTGGAGGACGGCGGGTACGAGGCGTTCACCATCGCCGCCGTATGTGAGCGGGCCGGGGTCGCGCCGCCGGCCATCTATGCCCGCACAACCAGCAAGGACGCTCTTTTCCTTGCCGTCTACGAGCACGGCATCCAGCACCTGCGCGCGGAGCAGCAGGTCTTCTCCGACAACAGCCGATGGGCAGACCTGTCCGCTGCCGAACTCGTCCGCGCAGCAGTGGCCGAAACGATCGGCATGTTCCTGCGCCACGAACGATTCCTACGGGCCGTCGTCCTGACCTCCGCGTCACATCCTGAGATCCGGCGCCGAGGTTCCCGCTACAGCCAGGAGCTCGGGAACGGATTCGCCAAGGTGGTCCTTCGGATGGCGGACGCCATCACGCTCCCCGATGTCGAGACTGCGGTGCACTCCTGCTTCAGCACCGTCTTCGCCGCGTCGGTCATCCGTGTCGCCTACGGCCCGGGATTTGCCAGGCCTGCAACTGTCGAGGACGACGCCTTCATCGCTGATCTGGCAGAGACGGCGGTGCGCTACCTGCTGTCTGCCTGA
- a CDS encoding peroxidase-related enzyme (This protein belongs to a clade of uncharacterized proteins related to peroxidases such as the alkylhydroperoxidase AhpD.), which yields MSPANAANPAWITVPAAESLPEKVSAEIDPIVKKIGFVPNVARLLAISPDHFVGWWRYFDELMRGPSGLTKTQREMIAVVVSAEARCPYCVAAHAAALRLRTKDSASVDRLAANYRHVDLAHQDRVMLDFAVKLTQTPEACDEDDSVRLRDVGFTDADILHIVEVTAIFNYNVRLATATGLFPNAGYHELGRTAAATAG from the coding sequence ATGTCCCCCGCTAACGCCGCCAACCCGGCATGGATCACCGTGCCAGCGGCAGAGAGCCTGCCCGAGAAAGTCTCCGCCGAGATCGATCCGATCGTGAAGAAGATCGGCTTCGTGCCCAACGTGGCCCGACTGCTGGCCATCAGCCCCGACCATTTCGTCGGCTGGTGGCGCTACTTCGACGAGCTGATGCGCGGCCCCTCGGGCCTGACCAAGACCCAACGAGAGATGATCGCCGTCGTCGTGTCGGCAGAGGCGCGCTGCCCCTACTGTGTGGCCGCGCATGCCGCCGCACTGCGGCTGCGCACCAAGGACTCCGCCTCGGTCGACCGTCTCGCCGCCAACTACCGCCACGTCGACCTTGCGCACCAGGACCGGGTGATGCTCGACTTCGCCGTCAAGCTGACCCAGACGCCCGAGGCGTGCGACGAAGACGACAGCGTCCGACTGCGAGACGTCGGGTTCACCGACGCGGACATCCTGCACATCGTGGAAGTCACAGCGATCTTCAACTACAACGTGCGCCTGGCCACCGCCACAGGGCTGTTCCCCAACGCCGGCTACCACGAGCTCGGCCGGACCGCAGCAGCGACAGCGGGCTGA
- a CDS encoding FAD-dependent oxidoreductase has protein sequence MLMPNNPCGRVAVLGAGPAGMAAALSTAQAGHEVAVYERYREARPAGNILNLWPPPLKALRILGVDTEDLGSPTDSEFRNLRGHVRAHVRQDPETKRAYGGGFIGLLRPELYERMLAAIPPGTLRFNQQVTRIEQNDHAVTLNFADGTTAEHDVLVGADGIDSLVRRTLWGDTPKREHRLHIFGGFTFTDVDGTEPNKSVLTHSRTVQGSWTSIRHKGRDGFQWWVLTATDPDAPAPSDLKAAATALAAEFPAPLPGLIAQTEPDNVQRWVLRDRPRLQQWSKGRSTLVGDAAHPTSPYAAYGAGMSIEDGYFLGRALRGVDLSDLTAVQRALQSYEDPRKPHTARQVQQAWILGQVFHHAPAPLRPVRDFILDHTPLLQKVAGDTNPREIQKQLALIQD, from the coding sequence ATGCTCATGCCGAACAACCCCTGCGGCCGCGTCGCCGTCCTCGGCGCCGGTCCGGCCGGTATGGCCGCGGCCCTGTCCACAGCCCAGGCCGGTCACGAGGTCGCCGTCTACGAGCGCTACCGCGAGGCGCGGCCGGCCGGCAACATCCTCAACCTGTGGCCGCCGCCCCTGAAGGCGCTCCGCATCCTCGGAGTGGACACCGAAGACCTCGGCTCCCCCACGGATTCCGAGTTCCGCAACCTCCGGGGCCACGTGCGCGCGCACGTCAGGCAAGACCCGGAGACCAAGCGCGCATACGGCGGCGGGTTCATCGGACTGCTGCGGCCCGAACTGTACGAGCGGATGCTCGCCGCCATCCCGCCGGGCACCCTCCGGTTCAACCAGCAGGTGACCCGGATCGAGCAGAACGACCACGCGGTCACTCTGAACTTCGCCGACGGCACCACAGCCGAGCACGACGTACTGGTCGGCGCCGACGGCATCGACTCGCTGGTACGGCGCACGCTGTGGGGGGATACGCCCAAGCGCGAGCACCGACTGCACATCTTCGGCGGATTCACCTTCACCGACGTCGACGGCACCGAACCGAACAAGTCCGTCCTGACGCACAGCAGGACCGTGCAGGGAAGCTGGACATCGATCCGGCACAAGGGCCGCGACGGCTTCCAGTGGTGGGTACTCACCGCCACCGACCCCGACGCCCCGGCACCGTCCGACCTCAAGGCCGCGGCCACCGCGTTGGCCGCGGAGTTCCCCGCGCCCCTGCCCGGGCTGATCGCCCAGACAGAGCCGGACAACGTCCAACGCTGGGTGCTGCGCGACCGGCCCCGTCTGCAGCAGTGGTCCAAGGGACGGTCCACCCTCGTAGGCGACGCAGCACACCCGACCTCCCCCTACGCCGCCTACGGCGCGGGCATGTCCATCGAGGACGGCTACTTCCTCGGCCGGGCCCTGCGCGGCGTCGACCTCAGCGACCTCACCGCCGTACAGCGTGCGCTGCAAAGCTACGAGGACCCGCGCAAGCCCCACACCGCCCGGCAGGTCCAGCAGGCATGGATTCTCGGCCAGGTCTTCCACCACGCGCCGGCACCACTGCGGCCGGTCCGCGACTTCATCCTCGACCACACCCCGCTTCTGCAGAAGGTCGCCGGCGACACCAACCCCCGCGAAATCCAGAAGCAACTGGCCCTCATCCAGGACTGA
- a CDS encoding transposase family protein has translation MAEYRITGLSPTVIAELVAEVGPLWQELHQARLTARPRQRAVGAGAKHKFVFIDRLLATLVSLRHGTTHDVLPSWFGVDRSTITRAIGEVRPLLAQRGCTVARGIRLRTLAEVIEYLGAGGTGIIDGTEVRVRRPAAGRKGRDKFVSGKTKQNAVKSMILTDAEGRVLFCSPVRRGSCADITQARQLGLAHLVADGPFLEILADAGYQGMGAQTGGRVLTPPHRKFKKNAPAWYEERHEQQRKAHSSRRIRVEHGIAHLKNWRALARHLGRREHISDIVQAVAALLSHQQTATLGHGLRA, from the coding sequence GTGGCGGAGTACCGGATCACCGGGTTGTCGCCGACGGTGATCGCTGAACTCGTTGCTGAAGTAGGGCCGTTGTGGCAGGAGCTGCATCAGGCCCGGCTTACCGCTCGGCCACGGCAGCGGGCGGTAGGAGCCGGGGCGAAGCACAAGTTCGTCTTCATCGATCGGCTGTTGGCCACGCTGGTGAGTCTGCGCCACGGCACCACGCACGACGTGCTGCCCTCCTGGTTCGGCGTGGACCGCTCCACCATCACCCGCGCCATCGGCGAGGTGCGGCCCCTGCTGGCGCAACGGGGCTGCACTGTCGCCCGGGGCATCCGGCTTCGCACTCTCGCCGAGGTCATCGAGTACCTGGGCGCCGGCGGGACCGGCATTATCGACGGCACGGAGGTCCGCGTGCGACGCCCAGCCGCAGGCCGAAAGGGCCGGGACAAATTCGTCTCCGGCAAGACCAAACAGAACGCCGTGAAGTCCATGATCCTCACGGACGCCGAGGGGCGCGTACTGTTCTGCAGCCCGGTCCGGCGCGGCAGTTGCGCCGACATCACCCAGGCCCGACAGCTGGGACTGGCCCATCTCGTGGCCGACGGCCCTTTCCTCGAGATCCTCGCGGACGCCGGCTATCAGGGCATGGGCGCGCAGACCGGCGGACGCGTGCTGACACCACCACATCGCAAGTTCAAGAAGAACGCTCCAGCCTGGTACGAGGAAAGGCACGAGCAGCAACGCAAGGCACACTCCTCACGACGCATCCGCGTCGAGCACGGCATCGCACACCTCAAGAACTGGCGGGCTCTCGCCCGGCACCTTGGCCGCCGTGAGCACATAAGTGACATCGTCCAAGCTGTCGCCGCACTGCTCTCACACCAGCAGACCGCCACCCTCGGCCACGGCCTTCGAGCGTGA
- a CDS encoding amino acid deaminase/aldolase: protein MTQLAKATEHLEPPFAVVDLDAFDLNAADLARRTSGNATIRLASKSVRSRDLIRRAAERPRYHGILAFTLPEALWLAEEYDDVVIGYPTTDQEALRRLAADDRAAERVTLMIDSVGHLDFVDEAVGPKRPDLRVCIDLDASLELLGGRVHLGPYRSPVHTPQQAADLARAITERPGFRLVGVMSYEGQIAGLGDNPLGSPIQGVLRRAMQRLSARELAERRAAVIAAVENVAPLEFVNGGGTGTVEQTAAEHVITEIGAGSGLYGPGLFDHYRRFRPRAAAFFVMPVVRRPTAKIATLLGGGWVASGPVGADRLPTLSWPHGLKLTPLEGAGEVQTPVLGEAAHGLRLGDHVWLRHAKAGELCERVNTLHLVSGSEVVGQVPTYRGEGQAFL from the coding sequence ATGACCCAGCTCGCCAAGGCGACCGAGCACCTGGAACCCCCTTTCGCCGTGGTCGACCTGGACGCCTTCGACCTCAACGCCGCCGACCTGGCCCGCCGTACAAGCGGCAACGCCACCATCCGCCTCGCCAGCAAGTCAGTTCGCAGCCGCGACCTGATCCGACGCGCGGCTGAACGACCGCGCTACCACGGCATCCTCGCCTTCACCCTGCCCGAGGCCCTGTGGCTCGCCGAAGAGTATGACGACGTGGTGATCGGCTACCCGACAACCGACCAGGAAGCGTTGCGGCGTCTCGCCGCGGACGACCGCGCCGCCGAACGCGTCACCCTGATGATCGACTCGGTCGGCCACCTGGACTTCGTCGACGAGGCCGTGGGCCCGAAGCGCCCCGACCTCAGGGTGTGTATCGACCTGGACGCATCGCTCGAACTGTTGGGTGGGCGCGTCCACCTGGGCCCGTACCGCTCACCCGTACACACCCCGCAGCAGGCCGCGGACCTTGCCCGCGCCATCACCGAGCGGCCCGGCTTCCGGCTCGTGGGCGTGATGTCGTACGAGGGCCAGATCGCCGGCCTGGGAGACAACCCGCTCGGCTCGCCCATACAGGGTGTGTTGCGCCGGGCCATGCAGCGCCTGTCGGCCCGCGAGCTCGCCGAACGCCGGGCCGCCGTCATCGCCGCCGTCGAGAACGTCGCACCACTGGAGTTCGTCAACGGCGGAGGCACCGGAACCGTCGAGCAGACCGCCGCCGAGCACGTCATCACCGAAATAGGGGCGGGATCGGGGCTCTACGGACCCGGGCTGTTCGACCACTACCGCCGCTTCCGGCCTCGTGCCGCCGCGTTCTTCGTCATGCCTGTCGTACGCCGCCCCACGGCGAAGATCGCCACTCTGCTCGGCGGCGGCTGGGTCGCCTCGGGACCGGTGGGTGCCGACCGGCTGCCGACGCTCAGCTGGCCCCACGGTCTGAAGCTGACTCCGCTCGAAGGCGCCGGAGAGGTCCAGACCCCCGTGCTGGGCGAGGCCGCGCACGGCCTGCGGCTCGGCGACCACGTATGGCTGCGCCACGCCAAAGCCGGCGAGCTGTGCGAACGCGTCAACACCCTCCACCTGGTGTCCGGCTCCGAGGTCGTCGGCCAGGTGCCCACTTACCGAGGCGAGGGACAGGCGTTCCTCTGA
- a CDS encoding SRPBCC family protein, whose amino-acid sequence MSAIKETVDIGRRPEEVFAYVTDPSHMPQWQESAVSAHRVGDSPMGVGSRAKATWRIGRLEFPMTMEVTEFDPPRSWRLIGIGGPARGQVHGTIEPLDDGASSRLTIDLDFETYGMGKLLAPLVLRPQARKELPRDEQTLKKLLEQGAA is encoded by the coding sequence ATGTCCGCGATCAAGGAAACCGTTGACATCGGTCGCCGCCCCGAGGAGGTCTTCGCGTACGTCACCGACCCCTCCCATATGCCGCAATGGCAGGAGAGTGCCGTATCCGCACACCGGGTGGGCGACAGCCCGATGGGCGTGGGCTCCCGGGCCAAGGCGACGTGGCGGATCGGCCGCCTCGAGTTCCCGATGACGATGGAAGTGACCGAGTTCGATCCGCCGAGAAGCTGGCGTCTGATCGGCATCGGAGGACCCGCGCGAGGGCAGGTCCACGGAACGATCGAGCCGCTTGACGACGGCGCGAGCTCACGCCTGACGATCGACCTGGACTTCGAGACGTATGGGATGGGCAAGTTGCTCGCCCCCTTGGTTCTCCGCCCACAAGCTCGCAAGGAACTGCCGCGCGACGAGCAAACGCTCAAGAAACTGCTGGAGCAGGGCGCCGCTTGA
- a CDS encoding IS5 family transposase has product MYGNAADHPDRERRYPSDMSDAEWAAVRPLLPVPAWLQGRGGQPEGYCHRQLLDAIRYLVAGGISWRAMGVDFPDWGRVYAFFRRWREHGLITEFHDRLRGRVREREGREAEPTAGIIDAQSVKAAATVPSVSRAWDGGKKVGGRKRHIVTDCLGLLLVVAVTAANVGDRDAAVGLLQRLRRLHRDICLVWADGGYTGGLADWCRNKLALTLQVVKRTDDMEGFVVLPRRWVVERTFAWLMHSRRLARDYETLPASSEAMIRWSMVTRMGRRLARARAAGRR; this is encoded by the coding sequence GTGTACGGCAACGCGGCCGACCATCCGGACCGGGAGCGCCGGTATCCCTCCGACATGTCGGACGCGGAATGGGCGGCCGTCCGGCCTTTGCTGCCGGTGCCGGCCTGGCTCCAGGGCAGGGGCGGGCAGCCCGAGGGCTACTGCCACCGCCAGCTGCTGGACGCGATCCGTTACCTGGTCGCGGGCGGGATCTCCTGGCGGGCAATGGGCGTGGACTTCCCTGATTGGGGCCGGGTTTACGCCTTCTTCCGCCGCTGGCGCGAGCACGGGCTGATCACAGAGTTCCACGACCGGCTGCGCGGACGGGTGCGTGAGCGGGAGGGGCGTGAGGCGGAGCCGACGGCCGGGATCATCGACGCGCAGTCGGTGAAGGCCGCGGCCACGGTGCCGTCCGTCTCGCGAGCCTGGGACGGCGGGAAGAAGGTGGGCGGCCGCAAGCGGCACATCGTGACCGACTGCCTCGGTCTGCTGCTGGTCGTCGCGGTGACCGCCGCGAACGTCGGGGACCGGGATGCCGCAGTGGGCCTGCTGCAGCGGCTGCGCCGCCTGCACCGTGACATCTGCCTGGTCTGGGCCGACGGCGGTTACACCGGCGGCCTGGCCGACTGGTGCCGGAACAAACTCGCGCTCACCCTTCAGGTCGTCAAGCGCACCGACGATATGGAGGGGTTCGTGGTGCTGCCGAGGCGCTGGGTGGTGGAGCGCACGTTCGCGTGGTTGATGCATTCGCGCCGACTGGCCCGGGACTACGAGACGTTGCCGGCCAGCAGCGAGGCGATGATCCGGTGGTCGATGGTCACGCGGATGGGGCGGCGTCTGGCGCGGGCGCGGGCCGCCGGCCGGCGCTGA
- a CDS encoding aldehyde dehydrogenase family protein has translation MLTHRQEIVDSIVAENGKAEEDAVIEVVYCVGAFAHWARQSPRLLAETRVRSLSPLVLGRRMYTQRVPLGVVGVIGPWNNPLINSFGDAIPALAAGNTVVLKPSECTPLTALLMERLARECGWPKDVFQVVTGAGATGRAVVDTVDFVMFTGSTRTGRAVAARARERLVPCSLELGGKDALIVLADADVERAVNVALHGALVNGGQMCTSVERCYVEAPVYERFVARLRERFEEVTQARPDGPGSTDVGALTFPPQLDVVTDHVTDAVERGARVLVGGHAASGPGRFFEPTLLVDVDHSMACMREETFGPTLPVMKVADAEEAVRLANDSPYGLQATIVGKDTARARRLAERLEVGCVTVNDVQSNYMAFGLPMGGWKGSGLGVRHGAEGIRKYTRLRAVSVNRFPLRRDPHMLPFDPSPYW, from the coding sequence ATGCTGACCCACCGTCAGGAAATCGTGGACTCGATCGTCGCCGAGAACGGCAAGGCGGAGGAGGACGCGGTCATCGAGGTGGTCTACTGCGTCGGCGCCTTCGCCCACTGGGCCAGACAGTCCCCGCGGCTGCTCGCCGAGACCAGGGTCCGCTCACTGTCTCCACTGGTTCTGGGGCGCCGCATGTACACGCAACGTGTGCCGCTCGGCGTGGTCGGCGTCATCGGGCCGTGGAACAACCCGCTGATCAACTCGTTCGGCGACGCCATCCCGGCGCTCGCCGCCGGCAACACCGTCGTCCTCAAGCCGTCCGAGTGCACACCGCTGACCGCGCTCCTCATGGAGCGGTTGGCCCGCGAGTGCGGCTGGCCGAAGGACGTGTTCCAGGTCGTCACGGGCGCCGGCGCCACCGGACGGGCCGTCGTGGACACCGTCGACTTCGTGATGTTCACCGGCTCGACGAGGACCGGGCGGGCCGTCGCGGCGCGGGCCAGGGAGCGGCTCGTGCCCTGCTCGCTCGAACTCGGCGGCAAGGACGCCCTGATCGTCCTCGCGGACGCCGACGTCGAGCGCGCCGTCAACGTCGCCCTGCACGGCGCTCTCGTCAACGGCGGCCAGATGTGCACGTCGGTCGAGCGGTGCTACGTCGAGGCCCCCGTGTACGAGAGGTTCGTCGCCCGGCTGCGCGAGCGGTTCGAGGAGGTCACCCAGGCCAGGCCGGACGGGCCGGGCAGCACCGACGTGGGCGCCCTGACCTTCCCGCCCCAGCTGGACGTCGTGACGGACCACGTGACGGACGCGGTCGAGCGCGGCGCCCGGGTGCTCGTCGGCGGGCACGCGGCGTCCGGCCCGGGCCGGTTCTTCGAGCCCACGCTGCTGGTCGACGTCGACCACTCGATGGCGTGCATGCGTGAGGAGACCTTCGGCCCCACACTGCCGGTGATGAAGGTGGCCGACGCGGAGGAGGCGGTGCGTCTCGCCAACGACAGCCCCTACGGCCTGCAGGCCACCATCGTGGGCAAGGACACCGCCCGGGCCCGGAGGCTGGCCGAGCGGCTGGAGGTCGGCTGCGTCACCGTCAACGACGTCCAGTCCAACTACATGGCGTTCGGTCTGCCCATGGGTGGCTGGAAGGGATCCGGGCTGGGCGTCCGCCACGGAGCTGAGGGGATACGCAAGTACACCCGGCTCCGGGCGGTGTCGGTGAACCGATTCCCGCTGCGCCGCGACCCGCACATGCTGCCGTTCGATCCCTCGCCCTACTGGTGA
- a CDS encoding IS256 family transposase, translating into MTAPDSLPLHALAEDNLAAASPDLLRAMIKTFADALMSAEADALCNAEYGQVSDERVNHRNGYRPREWDTRAGTVELAVPKLRQGSYFPHWLLERRRRAEQALISVVATAYLLGVSTRRVEKLAESLGVTQLSKSQVSAMAKHLDEQVAAFRNRPLDAGPYAFVWVDALTQKVREGGRIINVHALIAVGVNADGHREILGIDVATAEDGAGWLAFLRSLTARGLSGVQLVVSDAHTGLVNAIGAVLPGASWQRCRTHYARNLLSQVPKSAQPWVATLLRTVFEQPDADAVQAQMRHVLDAMEAKFPKAAAHLDSAQHELLAFTAFPREIWRQIWSNNPQERLNKEIRRRTDVVGIFPDRTALIRLVGAVLAEQNDEWTEARRYMGLDLLAKTRLHPIESQTDDTVLPTELTA; encoded by the coding sequence ATGACCGCACCTGACAGTCTGCCCCTGCACGCCCTCGCCGAGGACAACCTCGCCGCGGCGAGTCCCGATCTGCTGCGCGCGATGATCAAGACGTTCGCCGACGCCCTCATGTCCGCGGAGGCCGACGCCCTCTGCAATGCCGAATACGGGCAGGTCAGCGACGAACGCGTCAACCACCGCAACGGCTACCGCCCACGCGAGTGGGACACGAGGGCCGGCACCGTCGAACTGGCCGTCCCCAAGCTGCGCCAGGGCAGTTACTTCCCGCACTGGCTCCTCGAACGGCGCCGCCGGGCCGAGCAGGCCCTGATCTCGGTGGTCGCCACCGCCTACCTGCTCGGCGTCTCCACCCGCCGAGTCGAGAAGCTCGCCGAGTCCCTCGGCGTCACCCAGCTGTCGAAGTCGCAGGTCAGCGCGATGGCCAAGCACCTGGACGAGCAGGTCGCCGCGTTCCGCAACCGGCCCCTCGACGCCGGACCCTACGCGTTCGTCTGGGTCGACGCACTGACCCAGAAGGTCCGCGAGGGCGGCCGCATCATCAACGTCCACGCGCTGATCGCGGTCGGAGTCAATGCCGACGGCCACCGCGAGATCCTCGGCATCGACGTCGCCACCGCCGAGGACGGTGCCGGCTGGCTCGCCTTCCTGCGCTCCCTGACCGCCCGTGGCCTGTCCGGCGTCCAGCTGGTCGTCTCCGACGCCCACACCGGCCTGGTGAACGCGATCGGCGCGGTCCTGCCCGGCGCCTCCTGGCAGCGATGCCGCACGCATTACGCCCGGAATCTGCTCAGCCAGGTGCCGAAGTCCGCCCAGCCCTGGGTGGCCACACTGCTGCGGACGGTCTTCGAACAGCCCGATGCCGACGCCGTCCAGGCCCAGATGCGACATGTGCTGGACGCGATGGAGGCCAAGTTCCCCAAGGCGGCAGCCCACTTGGACTCCGCCCAGCACGAACTGCTGGCGTTCACCGCGTTCCCCCGCGAGATCTGGCGGCAGATCTGGTCGAACAATCCGCAGGAGCGACTGAACAAGGAAATCCGCCGCCGCACCGACGTGGTCGGCATCTTCCCCGACCGCACCGCCCTCATCCGACTCGTCGGCGCGGTGCTGGCCGAGCAGAACGACGAGTGGACCGAAGCCCGCCGATACATGGGACTCGACCTGCTCGCCAAGACCCGCCTCCACCCGATCGAGTCACAAACCGACGACACCGTCCTCCCGACCGAACTCACCGCATAA